One part of the Malus sylvestris chromosome 2, drMalSylv7.2, whole genome shotgun sequence genome encodes these proteins:
- the LOC126608195 gene encoding alpha-aminoadipic semialdehyde synthase isoform X2: MGRTRINKTLFGKLNEGEIVSSELFVYILCTIFAQQFEGSCFLADVRETLTSHEGIIKLQNTLLSKVLRGTELKIDDVHHGISLIEKLLRRKKILLILDDVNELEQLNNLVEVDWFGEGSRVIITTKDRGLLESYGVELIYEVEKLEDDMALELLCLNAFGRKEPSDDYLSLAQRAIAYAQGLPLAITLIGSHLRNKSIDSWQAILDSYDSYEGEPYRGIQRILRKSYDSWDDVMQQFFLDIACFFKGEDKDYVLQILRSLKLSVPQDCIEELVENAIITIEGNRILMHDLLEKMGKHIVIKESPTEPGKRSRLWFHEDVYNVLTENRFFIKITMIGNGVVGILAESVNKWERRAPLTPSHCALLLHSARDKTGVSRIILQPSTKRIHHDAMYEDVGCEISEDLSQCGLILGIKQPKLEMILPDRAYAFFSHTHKAQKENMPLLDKILAERVSLYDYELIVGDHARRLLAFGKYAGRAGFIDFLLGLGQRYLSLGYSTPFLSLGASYMYPSLAAAKAAVISVGEEIATRGLPSGICPLVFIFTGSGNVSSGAQEIFKLLPHTFVEPSELPALFVAAKDDAQTTRKSKRIFQVYGCVVTSKNMVEHEDPTREFDKADYYAHPEHYNPVFHEKIAPYASVIVNCMYWEKRFPRLLSTKQVQDLTKKASVLVGIADITCDIGGSIEFVNQTTSIDSPFFRYDPVTNSYHRDMDGAGVICQAVDILPTEFAKEASKHFGDILSNFVGNLASTKDITKLPAHLRRACITHGGALTSFYEYIPRMRKSDSEEISKNHVNHNYKNYNISVSLSGHLFDQFLINEALDIIEAAGGSFHLVKCDVGQCSNSLSFSELEVGADDTAVLDQIIDSLTSLANSNENHDLKQEKNKISLSFGEVQHSPTKKGNDTKRKAGVLIIGAGRVCQPAAEMLASVSGMSSHEWYKTCFEDEFEEINDVQVTVASLYLKDAEEITEGIPNATAVQLDISDTGSLHRYISEAELVISLLPAFCHVTVANACIELKKHLVTASYVDESMSKLDEKAKSAGITILGEMGLDPGIDHMIAMKMINQAHVRKGKIMSFTSYCGGLPSPAAANNPLAYKFSWSPAGAIRAGRNPATYKSNGKIVEVDGKDLYDSAAKYRVPDLPAFSLECLPNRNSLVYGDLYGIGHEASTVFRGTLRYEGFGEIMATLSRIGLFESEPHPLLKDANRPTFRKFLSELLKMKTEDLDRPLIGEKIIPERIDTLGYCKEQGAAVRAAKTIVFLGLHEQKEIPASCKSAFEVACLRMEERLAYSSTEQDMVLLHHEVEVEFPDGLREKHTGTLLEFGKMKSGKMITAMAFTVGVPAAIGALLILGNKIKTRGVLRPIEPEVYVPAMDILQAYGIKLMEKIE; the protein is encoded by the exons atgggtcgaactcgaattaataaaaccctcttcggaAAACTGAatgagggtgaaattgtgtcgagtgaattatttgtttacatattatgtacaatttttgctcaacagtTTGAAGGTAGTTGTTTCCTAGCAGATGTGAGAGAAACATTAACATCACATGAAGGCATAATCAAACTACAAAACACTCTTCTATCAAAAGTTCTACGTGGTACAGAGTTGAAAATTGACGATGTTCATCATGGAATCAGCCTTATAGAGAAACTTTTGAGACGAAAGAAGATTCTCTTAattcttgatgatgtgaatGAATTGGAGCAGTTAAACAACTTGGTTGAAGTCGATTGGTTCGGTGAGGGTAGCAGAGTGATCATAACCACAAAAGATAGAGGATTGCTAGAATCTTATGGGGTCGAGTTGATATACGAGGTCGAAAAGTTAGAAGATGACATGGCTCTTGAGCTTCTATGTTTGAATGCCTTTGGAAGAAAAGAACCTTCAGATGATTATTTAAGCCTTGCACAACGTGCAATAGCCTATGCTCAAGGACTTCCGTTAGCTATTACTCTTATAGGTTCTCATCTGCGTAATAAAAGTATAGATAGTTGGCAAGCTATATTGGATAGTTATGATTCTTACGAAGGAGAACCTTATAGAGGTATTCAAAGAATACTTCGAAAAAGTTATGATTCTTGGGATGATGTAATGCAACAATTTTTCCTAGACATTGCATGCTTCTTCAAGGGTGAAGATAAAGACTATGTATTACAAATATTGAGAAGTTTGAAGCTCAGTGTACCTCAAGATTGTATTGAAGAACTCGTTGAGAATGCCATCATAACTATTGAAGGTAATAGGATTTTGATGCATGACTTGCTAGAAAAAATGGGTAAGCATATAGTTATTAAAGAATCTCCCACTGAACCTGGAAAACGTAGCAGGTTATGGTTTCATGAAGATGTGTACAATGTTCTAACTGAAAATAGGTTTTTTATTAAGATTACAATGATTGGAAATGGGGTGGTGGGGATTTTGGCCGAGTCTGTGAACAAGTGGGAGAGAAGAGCGCCTCTGACGCCGTCACACTGCGCTCTGCTGCTCCACAGTGCAAGAGATAAAACCGGAGTTTCTCGGATCATACTGCAGCCCTCGACGAAGAGAATTCATCATGATGCAATGTATGAAGATGTTGGATGTGAAATCTCTGAGGATTTGTCACAATGTGGTTTGATCCTCGGCATCAAACAGCCAAAG CTGGAGATGATTCTGCCGGATAGAGCTTATGCGTTTTTTTCGCATACTCATAAGGCTCAGAAGGAAAACATGCCACTCTTGGATAAG ATCCTAGCAGAAAGAGTGTCTCTCTATGATTACGAGCTTATTGTCGGGGATCATGCGAGAAGACTACTTGCATTCGGAAAGTATGCTGGTAGAGCAGGATTTATCGACTTCTTGCTCGGCTTAGGACAGA GGTACCTAAGTCTTGGATATTCGACACCGTTTCTTTCGTTGGGTGCATCTTATATGTATCCATCCTTGGCTGCCGCTAAGGCAGCTGTAATTTCTGTGGGCGAAGAGATAGCAACTCGCGGACTGCCATCAGGAATCTGTCCTCTTGTCTTCATTTTCACCGGTTCAGGAAATG TTTCTTCTGGTGCACAAGAGATATTTAAGCTTCTTCCTCATACTTTTGTGGAACCAAGCGAACTTCCGGCACTATTTGTGGCG gCCAAGGATGATGCTCAAACTACTCGAAAATCGAAAAGGATCTTCCAAGTATACGGTTGTGTTGTGACTAGTAAAAACATGGTTGAACACGAAGATCCAACAAGAGAATTTGACAAA GCCGACTATTATGCACATCCAGAACACTACAACCCTGTTTTCCACGAAAAAATAGCCCCATATGCATCTGTAATCG TGAATTGCATGTATTGGGAGAAACGATTTCCTCGCTTATTGAGTACCAAGCAGGTTCAAGATCtaacaaagaaagcaagtgTGCTTGTTGGAATCGCTGATATAACTTGTGACATAGGGGGGTCAATAGAATTTGTCAACCAAACCACATCAATTGACTCACCTTTCTTCAG ATACGATCCTGTGACTAATTCTTACCATCGTGACATGGACGGCGCTGGTGTGATATGTCAAGCTGTGGACATTCTTCCGACAGAATTTGCAAAAGAG GCTTCGAAACATTTTGGAGACATATTGTCCAATTTTGTTGGTAATTTGGCTTCTACAAAAGACATTACAAAGTTGCCTGCACATTTAAGGAGAGCTTGCATTACCCATGGAGGagcacttacctcattttatGAATATATTCCGCGTATGAGAAAGTCAGACTCAGA AGAAATATCAAAGAATCATGTTAATCACAACTACAAGAACTACAACATATCA GTATCTCTCAGTGGTCACCTATTTGATCAGTTTCTGATAAATGAGGCCTTAGATATCATTGAAGCTGCAGGCGGCTCCTTTCATTTGGTTAAGTGTGACGTGGGTCAATGTTCGAATTCTCTATCATTCTCCGAACTTGAA GTGGGTGCAGATGACACGGCCGTTCTTGATCAAATTATCGACTCTTTAACTTCTCTAGCGAATTCAAACGAAAATCATGACTTAAAGCAAGAGAAAAATAAGATTTCTCTGAGTTTTGGTGAAGTCCAGCACAGTCCCACTAAAAAGGGAAATGACACGAAAAGAAAGGCTGGGGTTCTGATTATTGGAGCAGGCCGGGTCTGCCAGCCAGCTGCTGAGATGTTAGCATCAGTTAGCGGAATGTCATCCCACGAATGGTACAAAACATGCTTTGAAGATGAATTCGAAGAGATTAATGATGTGCAAGTTACTGTTGCATCTCTCTACCTAAAGGATGCTGAAGAG ATCACTGAAGGTATTCCAAATGCAACGGCAGTTCAACTTGATATTTCGGACACTGGCAGTCTGCATAGGTATATATCGGAG GCTGAACTTGTTATAAGTTTACTGCCGGCTTTTTGCCACGTTACTGTAGCAAATGCATGTATTGAG CTTAAAAAGCATCTTGTCACTGCTAGCTATGTTGATGAATCCATGTCAAAACTGGATGAGAAGGCAAAGAGTGCTGGTATTACGATTCTTGGTGAGATGGGCTTGGACCCTGGGATAG ATCATATGATAGCGATGAAGATGATCAACCAAGCACACGTTCGGAAGGGGAAAATAATGTCTTTCACTTCTTACTGTGGTGGACTGCCATCCCCAGCTGCAGCAAACAATCCGTTAGCATATAAATTCAG CTGGAGTCCTGCAGGAGCTATTCGAGCTGGACGTAATCCTGCAACGTACAAATCTAACGGCAAAATTGTAGAAGTTGATG GGAAGGATCTTTATGATTCAGCTGCGAAATATCGGGTTCCAGACCTTCCAGCCTTCTCGTTAGAATGCCTTCCAAATCGTAACTCCCTAGTTTATGGGGACTTGTATGGAATAGGACATGAAGCATCAACAGTCTTTCGTGGAACTCTTCGATatgaag GGTTCGGAGAAATAATGGCAACGCTTTCAAGAATTGGTTTATTCGAATCTGAACCTCATCCGCTTCTTAAGGATGCAAATAGACCCACGTTCAGGAAATTTTTGTCTGAACTCCTCAAAATGAAAACTGAAGATCTGGACAGACCTCTGATCGGAGAGAAAATCATCCCCGAAAGGATTGACACGCTCGGATACTGCAAAGAGCAAGGAGCTGCTGTGAGGGCAGCTAAGACTATCGT ATTTCTGGGACTTCACGAGCAGAAAGAGATCCCCGCCTCTTGCAAAAGCGCATTTGAAGTTGCTTGTCTTCGGATGGAAGAGAGATTAGCGTACTCCAGCACGGAACAG GACATGGTGCTTTTGCATCATGAAGTGGAGGTTGAGTTCCCGGATGGACTTCGAGAGAAGCATACAGGCACTCTACTGGAATTCGGGAAAATGAAAAGCGGTAAGATGATCACCGCCATGGCGTTCACTGTTGGAGTCCCGGCGGCCATTGGAGCTCTG CTCATACTTGGAAACAAGATCAAAACCAGAGGCGTCTTGAGACCTATCGAACCAGAAGTATACGTCCCAG caatggATATACTACAAGCGTATGGAATCAAGTTAATGGAGAAGATCGAGTGA